From Rudanella lutea DSM 19387, a single genomic window includes:
- a CDS encoding 6-pyruvoyl trahydropterin synthase family protein — protein MENQRVTVFRKEHFNAAHRLNNPNWSDEKNARVYGKCNNYNYHGHNYDLIVQVTGPVDPETGYVMDMKVLSDIIKEQVTDRFDHKNLNLDTEEFRDLNPSAENIAIVIYHLLREQLDPVLDLKIRLYETERNFVEFPAA, from the coding sequence ATGGAAAACCAACGGGTTACGGTGTTTCGGAAGGAACACTTCAACGCAGCCCACCGCCTGAATAATCCGAACTGGTCGGATGAAAAGAACGCGCGGGTGTACGGGAAGTGTAACAACTACAACTACCACGGCCATAACTACGATCTGATTGTTCAGGTGACCGGTCCGGTTGACCCCGAAACGGGTTACGTGATGGACATGAAAGTCCTGAGCGACATCATCAAAGAGCAAGTTACGGATCGGTTCGATCACAAAAACTTAAACCTCGATACCGAAGAGTTTCGCGACCTGAATCCTTCGGCCGAAAACATTGCTATTGTTATTTACCACCTTTTACGTGAACAACTTGATCCGGTGCTGGATCTGAAAATACGACTTTATGAAACTGAACGGAACTTCGTTGAATTCCCTGCCGCTTAA
- a CDS encoding DUF5690 family protein codes for MLKKLLRQPVAFALFGATAAFCTYACAYAFRKSITATTFEGMAFAGINYKIWLITAQVLGYALSKRIGVKVISEMPAGQRALRILQLIGLAELALLAFAVVPAPWNIPFLLLNGLPLGMVYGIVLGFLEGRRQTDAMVAGLTASFIFASGFVKTVALMLIANWGVSEFWVPALTGGLFVVPLLVSVYALTLLPPPTSADRLERTDRQPMNADQRHQFVRNFGGGLLAFIASYVLLTAFRDFRDNFGPEILKSVGITNPGIFTQAETTVAVVTLGVMALLQLVKNHFRAFQLINAIMIGASVLVGVSTWLFQQGSMSAGTWFTLVGVGLYAAYVPCNGLYFERLVAAFRYVSTVGFVVTLADWWGYLGSVGVLLYKNFGQPSISFLDFFVYAAYGLSVGYALLVGVAYIAFARKFAQRSVPQAVDV; via the coding sequence ATGCTTAAAAAACTACTTCGTCAGCCCGTTGCGTTTGCCTTATTTGGCGCAACAGCCGCCTTCTGTACCTATGCCTGTGCGTACGCGTTTCGGAAAAGTATCACGGCGACTACGTTTGAAGGAATGGCCTTTGCCGGTATCAATTACAAAATCTGGCTCATCACGGCGCAGGTGCTCGGTTATGCCTTGTCCAAACGCATCGGGGTCAAAGTCATTTCGGAGATGCCGGCCGGGCAGCGGGCGTTGCGAATTTTGCAGCTAATCGGCTTGGCCGAATTGGCGTTGCTGGCTTTTGCCGTGGTACCTGCTCCCTGGAATATCCCGTTTTTGTTGCTCAATGGCCTGCCCCTGGGTATGGTGTACGGCATTGTTCTGGGCTTTCTGGAAGGTCGGCGGCAAACCGATGCGATGGTAGCGGGGCTGACGGCTTCCTTTATTTTCGCGTCAGGGTTTGTGAAAACCGTGGCCCTCATGCTGATTGCCAACTGGGGTGTATCGGAGTTTTGGGTGCCTGCCCTCACCGGAGGTCTGTTTGTGGTGCCCCTGCTGGTGTCGGTCTATGCCCTGACCCTGTTACCCCCGCCCACCTCCGCCGACCGGCTCGAACGCACCGACCGCCAACCCATGAACGCCGATCAACGCCATCAGTTTGTCCGTAATTTTGGCGGTGGCTTGCTCGCCTTTATCGCTTCGTATGTTCTGCTGACGGCTTTTCGCGACTTCCGTGATAATTTTGGACCGGAGATTCTGAAATCGGTCGGCATTACCAATCCCGGCATATTCACTCAGGCCGAAACGACGGTAGCCGTAGTAACGCTGGGGGTAATGGCCTTGTTGCAACTGGTAAAAAACCATTTTCGGGCCTTTCAGCTCATCAATGCCATCATGATTGGGGCGTCGGTGCTGGTGGGGGTGAGTACATGGCTGTTTCAGCAGGGAAGTATGTCGGCGGGTACCTGGTTTACGCTGGTGGGCGTGGGGCTGTACGCGGCTTACGTGCCCTGCAACGGTCTGTATTTTGAGCGGCTGGTGGCCGCTTTTCGCTACGTCAGCACCGTCGGGTTTGTGGTGACCCTGGCCGATTGGTGGGGGTATCTGGGCAGTGTAGGGGTTCTGTTGTACAAGAACTTCGGGCAGCCATCCATCAGCTTTCTCGACTTTTTCGTGTACGCAGCTTACGGGCTATCGGTAGGGTACGCCCTGCTGGTGGGTGTTGCATACATCGCTTTTGCCCGTAAGTTTGCCCAACGTTCGGTGCCGCAGGCAGTGGATGTGTAA
- a CDS encoding Gfo/Idh/MocA family oxidoreductase gives MRIDRRTFIRTTALSGVGLTVLQPNVWAQTAAPSVGVGFVADTVGAQLPYPFSPRATALFDPTNGVAFERLLNRPDIDLIVADLAPGQRSPVAHAAMRAGKHVVCTGPVGQRIDDLLSLFQTHRQTGRHCLILDDDQADRDMLAITSMAKQGLFGPLSYVHCGSTSATNGLGMAMEWLGIHNGNAFRSLNASLSKSWGLHEPSPSAEHQKNEPSVRNYQLGEVLTITLQCTNGELVVVNRDLAGERPYGRNMALQGRDAKWDSETNRLVRGATSRAFPAIRDRYEHPYWQETAPRKQPDALGVLIDQIWTNQLAPEATQNALMVSLIHVVAKHSLAAWGEEVLIPDLKSCLS, from the coding sequence ATGCGCATCGACCGTCGTACGTTTATCCGAACCACTGCCCTGTCGGGAGTCGGTTTGACCGTTTTGCAACCCAACGTTTGGGCGCAAACAGCCGCTCCTTCGGTTGGGGTCGGGTTTGTTGCTGATACGGTCGGAGCGCAACTCCCCTACCCTTTTAGCCCGCGGGCAACCGCCCTGTTCGACCCAACCAACGGGGTCGCGTTTGAACGACTGCTGAACCGCCCCGATATCGACCTGATTGTAGCCGATCTGGCGCCAGGTCAGCGCTCACCGGTCGCCCATGCGGCCATGCGGGCGGGCAAACATGTAGTATGTACGGGCCCGGTTGGCCAGAGGATTGATGACCTGCTCAGTTTATTCCAAACGCATCGGCAAACGGGCCGGCACTGCCTCATTCTGGACGATGACCAGGCCGACCGCGATATGCTTGCCATTACGTCGATGGCCAAACAAGGGCTATTTGGTCCCCTTTCGTACGTACACTGCGGCAGTACTTCGGCCACCAACGGGCTTGGTATGGCCATGGAGTGGCTGGGGATTCACAACGGCAACGCGTTCAGGAGCCTCAACGCATCGCTTTCGAAAAGTTGGGGCCTCCACGAGCCATCTCCTTCGGCGGAGCACCAGAAAAATGAACCGTCTGTGCGAAATTACCAGCTGGGCGAGGTCCTCACAATTACTTTGCAGTGCACCAATGGGGAATTGGTGGTTGTGAATCGGGATTTGGCGGGTGAGCGGCCGTACGGTCGTAACATGGCGTTACAGGGCCGTGACGCCAAATGGGATAGCGAGACGAACAGGCTTGTTCGGGGAGCAACAAGCCGGGCGTTTCCGGCCATCCGGGACCGGTACGAGCATCCATACTGGCAGGAAACCGCCCCGCGCAAACAACCCGATGCGCTGGGTGTGCTGATCGACCAGATCTGGACCAATCAGCTTGCGCCTGAGGCTACCCAAAACGCCCTGATGGTGAGCCTGATTCACGTTGTGGCGAAGCATTCGCTGGCGGCCTGGGGCGAAGAAGTACTCATACCTGACCTGAAAAGCTGTTTGAGTTAA
- the folE gene encoding GTP cyclohydrolase I FolE, whose translation MKLNGTSLNSLPLNKNGKNLHPDGDLNDLLTDEMGESHAATSLETPLREDAFELDDDLKIELIEKHFREIMNILGLDLTDDSLKGSPRRVAKMYVKETFSGLNPANKPAPTLFENKFGYNQMLVEKDITVHSYCEHHFVPILGKAHVAYISSGKVIGLSKLNRIVQYFAKRPQVQERLTVQIANELKQILETDDVAVIIDAKHLCVSTRGVNDVESSTVTAAYHGKFEDEATRQELLRYIGTTN comes from the coding sequence ATGAAACTGAACGGAACTTCGTTGAATTCCCTGCCGCTTAACAAAAACGGAAAGAATCTGCATCCTGACGGCGATTTGAACGATTTGCTCACCGACGAAATGGGCGAGTCGCACGCAGCTACCTCGTTGGAGACCCCGCTGCGCGAGGATGCCTTCGAGCTGGACGACGATCTCAAGATTGAGCTGATTGAGAAGCATTTCCGCGAAATCATGAACATCCTCGGCCTCGATCTGACCGACGACAGCCTGAAGGGTTCTCCCCGGCGGGTAGCCAAAATGTACGTGAAGGAAACGTTCAGCGGTCTTAATCCAGCCAACAAGCCGGCCCCCACGCTTTTCGAAAACAAGTTTGGCTACAACCAGATGCTTGTGGAGAAAGACATTACGGTACACTCGTACTGCGAGCACCATTTTGTGCCGATTCTGGGTAAAGCACACGTTGCGTATATATCCAGCGGTAAGGTGATTGGGCTCTCGAAACTGAACCGGATTGTACAGTATTTTGCCAAACGGCCGCAGGTGCAGGAGCGCCTGACAGTGCAGATTGCCAACGAGCTGAAACAGATACTGGAGACGGACGATGTAGCCGTTATCATCGATGCCAAGCACCTCTGTGTTTCGACACGCGGTGTCAACGACGTAGAATCGTCGACCGTGACGGCTGCTTACCACGGCAAATTCGAAGATGAAGCCACTCGGCAGGAACTCCTGCGGTACATCGGCACAACTAATTAA
- a CDS encoding phosphoesterase: protein MSIRLTTLLLLSAGPLLAQKTYTTLQVPGRTQLCQIDTGRAAFGRATLGRAVLPSGRYVTPAGQVIRITSDPFGLAVSPDGSRAISLHENAVTVLNLTNGQAIRVPDYARTLRSPVEKGSFIGTAIAPDNQTAYLSNGDRGRVVVFDMATRQVRDSIDLNGNGFSDSFTSDLVLLPATNELLALDRANFRMVRIDLKTKQVKASVKVGRQPFGLAVSPDGKLAFVANVGLYEYSLVPGVTPTNKDTMMLQFPAYGAHSKESREGVTINGRKIPGLGDPLDEQAMSVWTVDLRTNQVVAKHKTGVQIGEMIEEAEVVGGSSPNSVAVGSRYAYVSNATNDNISIIDYKPGGNSAHRQVGTIQLRVDPLLDKHRGLMPFGLTLSRDEKTLYVALLAFNAVAVVDVPTRRVKGLIPTGWGPTRVLLSPDGNTLYVTSARGYGAGPNGGKGFVKPPQGTYIGDIQLGTFQLVPVPTAAQLAAYTKQSLANTYQRVPVADNGRNPLPPLPGVRQSPIKHIVYITKENRTYDEILGQLPTGKGDSTLARFGNGVTIKARLATNRATSGRTDTQAGDSVRIEKADITPNHARLAKQFAFSDNFYCDSDASIHGHHWMMGTIPNEWVEAQSASDGRFDPFSKAPGRRFPKTIGAIDPEDYNEIGGLWEALERSKVSFFNFGQANEYTGAFEESHNTQFGTAQPVAFPMPDAAFRHTSRNFAGYNTSIPDQFRMDQFEEEFAKMWLNGKGKMPQLLTVQLPNDHGSRPRPDAGYPYLHSYMADNDLALGRMLHFLSRTPYWKNMLVIVTEDDPQGGVDHIDAHRSILMMAGPYVKRGHVSSTHGNFGSILKVIYNLLNVPYVNQYDLTASLLSDFFTDKPDFTPYTAVLPDKRVFDPQQAMKPYHKTFNWRAVRQENEMDDPAEQRMEHYQQQNESGN, encoded by the coding sequence ATGTCGATTCGCCTGACTACCCTGCTCTTACTGAGCGCCGGACCGCTATTGGCCCAAAAAACATACACCACGCTTCAGGTGCCCGGCCGCACCCAGCTTTGCCAAATTGATACCGGTCGGGCCGCGTTCGGTCGGGCCACGCTTGGTCGGGCCGTGCTGCCCAGTGGCCGTTACGTAACGCCCGCCGGGCAGGTCATTCGGATTACGAGTGACCCGTTTGGGCTGGCGGTATCTCCCGATGGAAGCCGGGCAATCAGCCTGCACGAGAATGCCGTAACGGTGCTGAATCTGACTAATGGGCAGGCCATCAGGGTACCCGACTACGCCCGTACCCTGCGCTCACCGGTCGAGAAGGGATCGTTTATCGGTACGGCCATTGCGCCCGATAATCAGACGGCGTATCTCAGCAATGGCGACCGGGGCCGGGTGGTTGTGTTTGATATGGCAACCCGGCAGGTTCGGGATAGTATAGATCTCAACGGCAACGGATTTTCCGATAGTTTTACGTCCGATCTGGTATTGCTACCGGCTACCAATGAGTTGCTTGCCCTCGACCGGGCCAACTTCCGTATGGTGCGCATCGACCTGAAAACGAAGCAGGTGAAGGCATCGGTAAAGGTGGGTCGGCAACCGTTTGGGCTGGCCGTTTCGCCCGATGGTAAACTGGCGTTCGTGGCCAACGTGGGCCTGTACGAATACTCGTTGGTGCCGGGCGTAACCCCCACCAACAAAGACACGATGATGTTGCAGTTCCCGGCTTACGGTGCCCACTCGAAAGAATCGCGGGAAGGGGTGACCATCAACGGACGGAAAATTCCGGGGCTGGGCGATCCGCTCGACGAGCAGGCTATGAGTGTCTGGACGGTCGATCTGAGAACCAATCAGGTGGTGGCCAAACACAAAACCGGTGTACAGATAGGTGAGATGATCGAAGAAGCCGAGGTGGTGGGCGGCAGTAGTCCCAACTCGGTGGCGGTCGGAAGCCGGTATGCTTACGTGTCCAATGCCACGAACGACAATATTTCGATTATCGATTACAAACCGGGCGGCAACTCGGCGCACCGGCAAGTGGGTACTATTCAGCTCCGGGTCGATCCGCTGCTCGACAAGCACCGGGGCCTGATGCCGTTTGGTCTGACGCTCAGCCGCGACGAGAAAACCTTGTACGTGGCTTTGCTGGCCTTCAATGCCGTAGCTGTGGTCGACGTGCCTACCCGGCGCGTGAAAGGGCTCATCCCGACCGGGTGGGGGCCAACCCGCGTGCTTCTCTCGCCCGATGGTAACACGCTGTACGTAACCTCGGCGCGTGGTTACGGAGCTGGCCCCAACGGTGGGAAAGGTTTTGTGAAACCTCCGCAGGGTACTTACATTGGCGATATTCAGCTGGGTACGTTTCAGCTGGTACCGGTGCCTACAGCCGCTCAGCTGGCCGCCTACACCAAACAATCGCTGGCCAATACCTACCAGCGAGTACCCGTAGCCGACAATGGCCGCAACCCATTGCCCCCGCTGCCGGGTGTGCGGCAGAGCCCCATAAAGCACATTGTGTACATCACGAAGGAAAACCGCACCTACGACGAAATTCTGGGCCAACTCCCCACGGGTAAAGGTGACTCGACATTGGCGCGGTTTGGGAATGGCGTGACTATCAAAGCCCGGCTGGCTACCAACCGGGCAACGAGTGGCCGCACCGATACGCAGGCAGGCGACTCCGTGCGGATTGAGAAGGCCGATATTACGCCCAACCATGCCCGACTTGCCAAACAGTTTGCCTTTTCCGACAATTTCTACTGCGATTCGGATGCGAGTATTCACGGGCACCACTGGATGATGGGTACCATTCCGAACGAGTGGGTGGAGGCTCAATCGGCTTCGGATGGGCGGTTCGATCCATTTTCGAAGGCCCCCGGTCGGCGGTTTCCGAAAACCATTGGGGCCATTGACCCCGAAGATTACAACGAGATTGGTGGCCTTTGGGAAGCTCTGGAGCGCAGCAAGGTGTCGTTTTTTAATTTTGGGCAGGCCAACGAATACACGGGCGCGTTTGAGGAGTCGCACAATACGCAGTTTGGCACAGCACAGCCAGTAGCGTTTCCAATGCCCGATGCCGCTTTCCGGCATACAAGCCGCAACTTTGCCGGGTACAACACCAGTATTCCCGATCAGTTTCGGATGGATCAGTTTGAGGAGGAGTTTGCCAAAATGTGGCTCAATGGGAAGGGCAAAATGCCGCAGTTGCTGACCGTACAGCTCCCCAACGACCACGGGTCACGACCCCGCCCTGATGCCGGTTACCCGTATTTGCACTCGTACATGGCCGACAACGACCTGGCCCTCGGCCGGATGCTCCATTTTCTGTCGCGCACGCCCTACTGGAAAAACATGCTCGTCATCGTGACTGAAGATGACCCGCAGGGGGGCGTTGACCACATCGACGCGCACCGGTCAATACTGATGATGGCTGGCCCCTACGTGAAGCGGGGGCATGTGTCGTCTACGCACGGCAACTTTGGCTCAATTCTGAAAGTGATTTACAACCTGCTCAACGTGCCCTACGTGAATCAGTACGACCTGACGGCCTCGCTTCTGAGCGACTTTTTTACCGACAAACCCGATTTCACACCCTACACGGCCGTGTTGCCCGACAAGCGGGTGTTTGACCCGCAACAGGCCATGAAACCTTATCATAAGACCTTCAACTGGCGGGCCGTTCGGCAGGAAAACGAAATGGACGACCCAGCCGAGCAACGGATGGAGCATTACCAGCAACAGAACGAAAGCGGCAACTAA
- a CDS encoding SDR family NAD(P)-dependent oxidoreductase has protein sequence MQGRNILIIGASSGIGHALALSLQNQGATLFTAGRRQPEGVQSTHMTWDVASTSAAEALNQLPDTLHGLVYAPGTINLKPFQRLDIQDYRNDLEVNVLGAVAAIQAAYPALKKSKSASVVLFSTVAAKLGMGLHSSVSVAKSAVEGLTKALAAEFSPFNIRVNAIAPSLTDTPLAGFLLNGDKREAANKRHPLNRVGTADDIAGMAAYLLSDGGSWITGQIIGIDGGMGSLK, from the coding sequence ATGCAAGGCAGAAATATTCTCATTATTGGAGCCAGCTCGGGTATTGGTCACGCGCTGGCTCTTTCGCTTCAAAATCAGGGCGCTACGTTGTTTACGGCTGGGCGTCGGCAACCCGAAGGCGTGCAGTCGACCCACATGACCTGGGACGTAGCGAGCACCTCAGCGGCCGAGGCCCTGAACCAATTGCCCGATACCCTGCACGGTTTGGTGTACGCACCGGGAACCATTAATCTGAAGCCCTTTCAGCGGCTCGACATTCAGGATTATCGGAATGATCTGGAAGTGAACGTGCTGGGCGCCGTAGCGGCTATTCAGGCGGCTTATCCGGCCCTGAAAAAGTCTAAATCGGCCAGTGTCGTTCTGTTTAGTACGGTAGCGGCTAAGCTGGGTATGGGTTTGCACTCGTCGGTTTCGGTGGCCAAATCGGCCGTAGAGGGACTGACTAAAGCCCTGGCGGCCGAGTTTTCACCGTTCAACATCCGGGTCAATGCCATTGCTCCGTCGCTAACCGACACCCCGCTGGCGGGTTTCCTGCTCAATGGCGATAAACGCGAAGCAGCCAATAAACGGCATCCGCTAAACCGGGTAGGGACGGCCGACGATATTGCCGGTATGGCAGCTTACCTTCTTTCGGATGGCGGCTCTTGGATTACAGGACAGATTATTGGCATCGACGGCGGCATGGGAAGTTTGAAGTAA
- a CDS encoding HD domain-containing protein, translated as MTPDQTILQLRALFDQQGQDPYFGEPVTQLEHALQCAALAERADSDNDTVVAAFLHDIGHLLPVESVEAYMDGYGTVDHERLGADHLRSLGFSEKTAVLIENHVNAKRYLVAKFPEYDARLSDASRKTLAFQGGPMSAEEMMAFEVNPYFNEILALRRWDEEAKEVDFETPSPDYYLAYCRDHLSR; from the coding sequence ATGACGCCTGACCAAACTATTTTGCAACTCCGGGCCCTGTTCGATCAGCAGGGGCAAGACCCCTACTTTGGCGAACCCGTTACCCAACTCGAACACGCGCTGCAATGTGCCGCCCTCGCCGAACGAGCCGACTCGGACAACGATACGGTGGTAGCTGCCTTTTTGCACGATATTGGCCATCTTTTACCCGTCGAATCGGTCGAAGCCTATATGGATGGCTACGGAACGGTAGATCATGAACGGCTCGGGGCCGACCATCTGCGGTCCCTGGGTTTTTCGGAGAAAACGGCCGTTCTGATCGAAAACCACGTCAATGCCAAGCGGTATCTGGTGGCTAAATTTCCGGAATACGACGCCCGCCTGTCGGATGCGAGCCGCAAAACGCTCGCGTTTCAGGGTGGCCCCATGTCGGCCGAGGAGATGATGGCATTCGAGGTCAATCCGTACTTCAACGAGATACTCGCCCTGCGTCGTTGGGATGAAGAAGCCAAGGAGGTAGACTTCGAAACACCTTCGCCCGACTATTACCTCGCTTATTGCCGCGACCACCTGAGCCGCTGA
- a CDS encoding HAD family hydrolase, giving the protein MKLPSTKPPVQLVIFDMAGTTVADEHEVEACFAQAAAETGLTVSAERILAMQGMGKRHVFDLLWREQLAHPTADTTRYVERSYQRFTEVLEDHYRNNPVHPTDGCLETFAFLHLLKIPIALTTGFYRSVTNIILGQLGWLDDLNERFEGTEESVIQLSVTSDEVEEGRPRPFMIQKAMQHFGVTDTQAVINIGDTPSDLLSGQAAGIWYNLGLTNGTHTRQQLEPYPHYHLLNSLTELPEFIRSI; this is encoded by the coding sequence ATGAAGCTACCATCTACAAAGCCACCTGTTCAGTTAGTGATTTTCGACATGGCGGGTACGACTGTTGCCGATGAGCACGAAGTAGAAGCCTGTTTTGCGCAGGCGGCTGCCGAAACCGGCCTCACGGTGTCGGCCGAGCGTATTCTGGCCATGCAGGGTATGGGCAAGCGGCATGTGTTTGATCTGCTCTGGCGCGAGCAACTGGCGCACCCTACGGCCGACACAACCCGGTACGTGGAGCGTTCGTACCAACGGTTTACGGAGGTGCTCGAAGACCATTACCGCAACAATCCGGTACACCCTACCGACGGATGCCTGGAAACCTTTGCTTTTCTGCACCTGCTCAAAATTCCCATTGCCCTCACAACGGGCTTCTACCGGTCGGTGACCAACATTATTCTGGGCCAGCTGGGTTGGCTCGATGACCTGAATGAGCGGTTTGAAGGCACCGAGGAGTCGGTTATTCAATTGAGTGTGACGAGTGATGAGGTAGAAGAAGGCCGCCCCCGGCCGTTTATGATTCAGAAAGCCATGCAGCATTTCGGCGTGACCGATACGCAGGCTGTGATCAATATTGGCGATACGCCTTCGGACCTCCTGTCGGGTCAGGCGGCTGGTATCTGGTATAACCTCGGCCTGACCAATGGCACCCATACCCGGCAGCAACTGGAGCCTTACCCGCATTACCATTTGCTCAATTCCCTCACCGAACTGCCCGAATTTATTCGCTCCATCTGA
- a CDS encoding TonB-dependent receptor, whose product MKKQVCMLLVTAFSVAAAQAQTITGVVRDATSDAPITDVTVQLRGTGRGTRTDVTGGFGLESVPKTTPVLRVTSVGYEPLDIPVDPNGQRVVVRLKPSVVQLNGQTVTTAQRTETADFDRPEVTSVLSARALRQRAPRTVPEALFGTTGVFIQKTNHGGGSPFVRGLTGQQTLLLVDGIRLNNGTFRSGPNQYLNTIDPQSVSQIEVVRSTGSVAYGSDAIGGVVNVLTKTPQFADAPTVSGSAFAKLATQGMEYSGRMELGYSSRSVAVGGGLAYRKFGDLVAGRGLGRLAPTGYSQLSGDVKARFRLSERTLATVAYQDLSQDSVPLYHRVRLENYQYAQFDPQRRQLAYARLERSFSYRFLESVQLTASWQQQSEGRQSRRNNNPTAVLENDQTRTTGLTLLALAQPASFWRMQTGIDWYADRVRSRREDLNTQTGAAVAKRGLYPDRASMNSLAVFSLHTLTFDRLTLTGGARYQANAVTVPEVQPGGATIRPSALVGNVGASYAVWPSLRVFGSVQSAFRSPNIDDLGTLGIVDFRYEVPNTNLRPERSLNTEAGIKLRHKQLALTLLGYHNRLTDFISRVRQGKDSLQGYPVYLKQNSAKSFIRGLEGDIEYGISSRLLAYAGASYTYGQNVTANEPFRRIPPLNGRVGLSYTASGWWLRGEWVWAGAQTRLAKGDQDDNRIAKGGTPGWQVLNLNGGYRWRWLTLSAELQNLMDEAYRTHGSGVDGVGRSAWLSVLVNW is encoded by the coding sequence ATGAAAAAACAGGTATGTATGCTGCTGGTTACGGCCTTTTCCGTTGCAGCAGCCCAGGCTCAGACGATTACGGGTGTGGTACGCGATGCCACTTCCGATGCCCCGATCACCGACGTGACGGTTCAGCTACGGGGTACCGGCCGGGGCACCCGCACCGATGTAACGGGCGGTTTCGGGCTGGAGAGCGTTCCGAAAACAACACCCGTCCTGCGGGTTACCTCGGTCGGCTATGAACCACTCGACATACCGGTTGATCCCAATGGACAGCGGGTAGTGGTCCGGCTGAAACCGAGCGTGGTGCAACTCAATGGGCAGACCGTCACGACGGCCCAACGCACCGAGACGGCCGATTTCGACCGGCCCGAGGTAACGTCGGTGCTTTCTGCGCGTGCTCTGCGGCAGCGGGCACCCCGCACCGTGCCGGAAGCTCTGTTTGGTACCACGGGGGTATTTATCCAGAAAACCAACCACGGGGGCGGCTCGCCCTTTGTGCGGGGGCTGACCGGACAACAAACACTCTTATTGGTAGATGGTATCCGGCTCAATAACGGCACGTTTCGATCAGGGCCTAACCAATACCTGAACACGATTGACCCCCAGAGTGTGAGTCAGATTGAGGTGGTGCGGAGTACTGGCTCGGTGGCTTACGGCTCCGATGCCATCGGTGGCGTGGTGAATGTGCTCACCAAAACCCCGCAATTCGCCGACGCGCCGACGGTTTCGGGCAGTGCATTCGCCAAACTGGCTACGCAGGGCATGGAGTACAGCGGCCGCATGGAGCTGGGATATTCAAGCCGGTCGGTAGCGGTTGGGGGAGGGTTGGCCTACCGTAAATTCGGGGATCTGGTGGCCGGGCGGGGTCTCGGCCGACTGGCCCCAACGGGTTACTCCCAATTATCGGGCGATGTAAAAGCCCGCTTCCGGCTCTCAGAGCGAACTCTGGCTACGGTGGCTTATCAGGATCTGAGCCAGGATAGCGTGCCCTTGTATCACCGGGTTCGGCTCGAAAATTACCAGTACGCTCAGTTTGACCCGCAACGCCGACAATTAGCCTACGCCCGGCTCGAACGCTCGTTTTCGTATCGGTTTTTAGAGTCGGTGCAACTGACGGCTTCGTGGCAGCAGCAGTCTGAGGGGCGGCAGAGCAGGCGCAATAACAACCCGACGGCCGTTCTCGAAAATGATCAGACCCGCACCACCGGCCTGACCCTGCTTGCCTTGGCGCAACCGGCTTCGTTCTGGCGTATGCAGACAGGAATTGACTGGTATGCCGACCGGGTGCGGAGCCGACGTGAAGACTTGAATACGCAAACCGGGGCTGCTGTGGCCAAGCGTGGCCTGTACCCCGACCGGGCGTCGATGAACAGCCTGGCGGTGTTTTCGTTGCATACGCTCACGTTCGACCGGCTCACGCTGACGGGTGGGGCCCGGTATCAGGCCAATGCCGTTACGGTGCCTGAGGTGCAACCGGGCGGGGCTACCATCCGGCCCTCGGCGCTGGTGGGTAATGTGGGCGCGTCGTATGCTGTTTGGCCGTCTTTGCGGGTATTTGGCTCGGTTCAGTCGGCGTTTCGGTCGCCCAATATCGACGATCTGGGCACGCTCGGTATTGTCGATTTTCGCTACGAAGTACCCAATACGAACCTGCGTCCTGAGCGCTCGCTCAATACCGAAGCCGGTATTAAGCTCCGCCATAAGCAACTGGCCCTCACCTTGCTCGGGTACCATAATCGACTCACCGATTTTATCAGCCGCGTTCGGCAGGGTAAAGATTCCCTGCAGGGGTACCCGGTGTATCTGAAACAGAACAGTGCCAAATCGTTTATCCGGGGCTTAGAGGGCGATATCGAATACGGTATCAGTAGCCGCTTGCTGGCTTACGCGGGGGCATCGTACACCTACGGCCAAAACGTAACGGCCAACGAGCCCTTCCGCCGGATTCCGCCCCTCAACGGGCGTGTAGGTCTTTCGTATACCGCTTCGGGCTGGTGGCTACGGGGCGAGTGGGTGTGGGCCGGTGCGCAAACCCGGCTCGCCAAAGGCGATCAGGACGATAACCGGATTGCTAAGGGCGGCACCCCCGGCTGGCAGGTGCTGAATCTGAACGGTGGCTACCGCTGGCGCTGGCTCACCCTCAGTGCCGAACTGCAAAACCTGATGGATGAAGCCTACCGCACCCACGGCTCAGGTGTAGACGGCGTAGGGCGTAGTGCCTGGCTGTCGGTATTGGTGAACTGGTAA